A single region of the Parasphingorhabdus litoris DSM 22379 genome encodes:
- a CDS encoding SPOR domain-containing protein, with protein MSDVNSDSLDLDDDNRLPWLESAEDYEGEDEYSPIRVALFIGLAIALLAAIVGGIYWMQNRDAGGLSGDGTLIAAQEGDYKVRPDDPQAKQFEGEGDASFAASQGQETPGKLGTAPPVEAPIRKTVPTAPGSAMIQLGAFSSASQADRAWSGFARRFADIDALPKKIVQGTVEGGTIYRLNAVAPDVSAAQKVCNGLKAAGESCIVVPQ; from the coding sequence ATGTCTGATGTGAATAGCGATAGCCTGGATCTGGACGATGATAATCGTCTGCCCTGGCTTGAATCTGCTGAGGATTATGAGGGGGAGGATGAATATTCTCCCATTCGTGTCGCGTTGTTCATTGGTCTCGCGATTGCGTTGCTTGCTGCCATCGTTGGCGGGATCTACTGGATGCAAAATCGTGATGCTGGTGGATTGAGCGGCGACGGTACGCTGATCGCCGCGCAAGAGGGCGACTATAAGGTGCGCCCTGATGATCCGCAGGCCAAGCAATTTGAAGGCGAAGGTGATGCCAGTTTTGCGGCCAGTCAGGGGCAGGAAACACCAGGAAAGCTGGGAACAGCTCCTCCGGTCGAAGCACCAATTAGAAAGACTGTGCCAACAGCACCGGGCAGCGCCATGATCCAGCTGGGTGCCTTTAGCTCTGCGTCGCAGGCCGACCGTGCCTGGTCCGGCTTCGCACGGCGTTTTGCCGATATTGATGCTTTGCCGAAGAAAATCGTTCAGGGCACGGTTGAAGGCGGGACAATTTATCGCCTGAATGCGGTAGCTCCTGATGTTTCGGCAGCGCAAAAAGTGTGCAACGGCCTGAAAGCGGCTGGTGAAAGCTGCATAGTCGTTCCCCAATAG
- the cpaB gene encoding Flp pilus assembly protein CpaB — MDKKKLILLIGALVVAAVTALLARNMFAGASAPQVEAKKVEVLGEEVLVASRALPVGTIITPDAFSFQPWPEELVEEAYYKKEGTDIESLNGTVVRNAITAGQPLTKGAIVSPGDRGFLAAALGPGMRAVTIPVSGLTGVAGFVFPGDRVDLMLTQKVVGEGPEMQVSETVIRNVRVLATDNRVTQTVNEAGQAVATKTKLVTLEASPKIAEKVAVAQTLGTLSLALRSLADNTAELEQAIASGEVTLPKTDDPAEEAAIIRSLAARPDTKKSTFSTGGEVSRFEPRRPPLRDVPSVRVSRGKALEEVKFGDNK; from the coding sequence ATGGACAAGAAGAAACTAATTTTACTCATCGGTGCATTGGTAGTGGCTGCCGTCACAGCCTTGCTCGCGAGAAATATGTTCGCCGGTGCATCTGCACCACAGGTAGAAGCGAAAAAAGTCGAAGTGCTCGGCGAAGAAGTCCTGGTGGCTTCACGCGCTTTACCAGTCGGTACAATCATTACGCCGGACGCGTTCAGCTTTCAGCCTTGGCCAGAAGAACTGGTTGAGGAAGCCTATTATAAAAAAGAAGGCACCGATATCGAGTCCCTGAACGGAACAGTGGTTCGCAATGCGATCACCGCAGGCCAACCGCTCACCAAAGGCGCTATTGTAAGCCCAGGCGATCGCGGGTTTCTTGCTGCGGCATTGGGCCCTGGCATGCGCGCCGTCACCATACCGGTATCCGGTTTGACTGGTGTTGCAGGCTTTGTATTCCCAGGCGACCGTGTTGACCTGATGCTCACGCAAAAAGTTGTGGGCGAAGGTCCAGAGATGCAAGTTTCTGAAACGGTTATTCGTAACGTCCGCGTTTTGGCTACTGACAATCGCGTCACTCAGACTGTCAACGAAGCCGGTCAAGCGGTCGCGACCAAAACCAAATTGGTTACGCTTGAGGCAAGTCCGAAAATTGCTGAAAAAGTAGCTGTTGCGCAGACCCTGGGCACGTTGAGTCTCGCCCTGCGCTCACTTGCTGACAATACAGCCGAACTGGAACAAGCTATTGCTTCTGGCGAGGTCACTTTGCCGAAAACCGATGATCCGGCTGAAGAAGCAGCAATTATCCGGTCTCTGGCGGCACGTCCAGACACCAAGAAGTCAACCTTTTCAACGGGCGGCGAAGTGTCACGTTTCGAGCCACGTCGACCACCGCTAAGAGACGTACCATCAGTTCGGGTATCGCGCGGTAAGGCGCTCGAGGAAGTCAAGTTCGGAGACAATAAATGA
- a CDS encoding A24 family peptidase, with product MAAITDIKSRHISNKLNLAIALGAPIYWIASGMSFWPDMVWQIGIATVVFTIFAGMFAIGAMGGGDVKLLTAIALWLHWLPLIQMLVVMSIAGGVLTLLMITAKKIQKTEGPVKVPYGVAISFAGLWIISERYFNHFT from the coding sequence GTGGCAGCCATTACCGATATCAAGAGTCGTCATATTTCGAATAAGCTGAATCTGGCCATTGCGCTGGGCGCGCCAATATATTGGATCGCCAGCGGCATGTCTTTCTGGCCCGACATGGTGTGGCAAATCGGCATCGCTACGGTTGTGTTTACCATATTTGCCGGAATGTTTGCGATCGGCGCGATGGGCGGCGGGGACGTCAAACTCCTGACAGCCATTGCGTTGTGGCTCCATTGGCTCCCGTTAATCCAGATGCTCGTCGTCATGTCGATCGCTGGCGGCGTGCTCACGCTGTTAATGATAACAGCTAAGAAAATCCAAAAAACTGAGGGTCCAGTAAAGGTCCCGTATGGAGTCGCCATCTCATTTGCGGGGCTTTGGATTATTAGCGAACGATATTTTAACCATTTTACTTGA
- a CDS encoding YegP family protein, which produces MAHKFEIYKDKKGEFRVRFKHNSEIMFSTEGYKSKSSAKNAIASIIKNGPGAEVEDNS; this is translated from the coding sequence ATGGCGCATAAATTTGAAATTTATAAGGATAAAAAAGGCGAGTTCCGGGTACGCTTTAAACACAATAGCGAAATCATGTTCTCGACCGAGGGATATAAGAGCAAATCCAGCGCCAAAAATGCGATCGCTTCCATCATTAAAAATGGCCCGGGCGCTGAGGTCGAAGATAATAGCTAA
- a CDS encoding type II and III secretion system protein family protein, which produces MTIQYAKHSRLKKNISGKKKIGSAIAAILALAVTANSTTPLNAQSVKVSAPQSRVSVAVGRGKLITLPAPIEDIFIADDQIADVQVRSPRQVYIFGKDGGQTSFYATSRSGKVVYSAEVSVGAEISSIDQMLALAMPDAKITVSSKNNFVLLTGTIADPDDAEEAENLVKAYVGDGAGGAGTTVISRLKTATPMQVNLRVRFAEVSRSLAKNINGNLLTRDTTGGFLFGISRGRNFGSITDFDVSGFPTLDASSLFGLPAGSISLPFNTATGQFVTQGGTAFNFNQATGLDSIQAAGRLFGLDISTALDVSERIGLVTTLASPNLTTISGETASFLAGGRFPIPQSSGFGEVSVTYQSFGVELTYTPTVLSNGRISLRVRPSVSDISANGAVRLNGFEIPAISTREAETTVELGSGESFMIAGLMQNNYSSTLDKTPGLADVPILGNLFKSDGYRKNETELMIVVTPYLVKPVSDSEIVLPTDGFKQANDFERLIMNRQSSTGTDDRPKPSVAPPVASGPALGSLSAPTKGKTAKKSKKSGGAAPGFSFDK; this is translated from the coding sequence ATGACCATCCAATATGCAAAGCATAGCCGTCTGAAAAAGAATATTTCGGGCAAAAAGAAAATCGGTTCGGCAATTGCAGCTATTCTGGCTTTGGCCGTCACCGCAAACAGCACGACGCCGCTAAATGCTCAGTCTGTTAAAGTTTCTGCACCACAATCCCGTGTCTCGGTGGCTGTCGGTCGCGGAAAGCTGATCACACTGCCGGCACCTATCGAAGATATCTTCATTGCCGACGATCAAATAGCTGACGTACAGGTTCGTTCCCCTCGCCAAGTCTATATCTTTGGTAAGGATGGTGGTCAGACGAGTTTCTATGCAACCAGCCGTTCCGGTAAGGTTGTATATTCGGCCGAAGTATCAGTCGGTGCTGAAATTTCCTCTATCGACCAGATGTTGGCTCTGGCTATGCCGGACGCCAAAATCACGGTAAGTTCGAAAAACAATTTCGTGCTGCTGACCGGGACTATTGCTGATCCGGATGATGCAGAAGAAGCAGAAAATCTGGTGAAGGCTTATGTCGGCGATGGCGCCGGTGGTGCAGGTACAACTGTTATCAGTCGCCTTAAAACAGCAACCCCCATGCAGGTCAATCTGCGGGTGCGTTTTGCTGAAGTCAGCCGTTCGCTAGCGAAGAATATCAATGGTAACTTGTTGACCCGTGATACAACTGGCGGTTTCCTGTTTGGTATATCCCGTGGCCGCAACTTCGGTTCTATCACTGATTTCGATGTTAGCGGTTTTCCGACCTTAGATGCGTCCAGCCTCTTCGGTCTGCCAGCCGGTTCGATTTCCTTGCCGTTTAATACGGCGACGGGCCAATTTGTGACCCAAGGCGGCACGGCTTTTAACTTCAACCAGGCAACTGGTCTGGATTCTATCCAAGCCGCAGGTCGTCTTTTCGGTCTTGATATTTCAACGGCACTGGACGTGTCCGAGCGCATCGGATTGGTCACGACATTGGCTTCACCAAACTTGACCACGATATCCGGTGAAACCGCCAGCTTCCTTGCAGGCGGGCGTTTTCCAATACCACAATCTTCCGGTTTTGGTGAGGTTTCCGTTACGTATCAAAGCTTTGGCGTTGAACTCACATATACGCCAACGGTATTGTCCAATGGACGGATTTCGCTGCGCGTTCGGCCAAGTGTTTCCGACATCTCGGCAAATGGCGCCGTCCGTTTGAACGGTTTTGAAATTCCAGCCATCTCAACCCGTGAAGCGGAAACCACCGTGGAGCTGGGTTCTGGTGAGAGCTTCATGATCGCTGGCTTGATGCAGAATAATTATAGCTCAACCCTCGACAAGACCCCGGGGCTGGCTGATGTGCCGATCCTCGGCAATCTTTTCAAGTCTGACGGTTATCGGAAAAACGAGACAGAGTTGATGATCGTTGTGACCCCTTATTTGGTCAAACCGGTTAGCGACAGCGAGATTGTTTTGCCGACCGACGGGTTCAAGCAAGCCAATGATTTTGAGCGGTTGATCATGAACCGGCAGAGTTCAACCGGTACGGACGATCGTCCAAAGCCATCAGTTGCACCCCCTGTCGCTTCCGGTCCCGCTCTTGGCAGCCTCTCAGCGCCAACCAAGGGCAAAACCGCCAAAAAATCCAAGAAATCCGGCGGCGCGGCCCCCGGCTTCAGCTTCGATAAATAG
- a CDS encoding alpha/beta fold hydrolase, whose protein sequence is MSRSNPPLFDRRSIPKDAKELEWHAPDGWSMRQFDWTQSCEESRGSILFMTGRADFYEKYLETFNDYHAAGWNVTSPDWRGQGGSGRCGPHPHVGHIEDFAIWVDDLRAFYSDWRASHPGPHIVVAHSMGGHLVARALAEQRIHPDAVILSAPMLAPAGGGMPEWAAYFLSKIICAFGREKRRAWKVSEKPLEPEVLRQGLLTHDADRYSDEFFWFAERPFVRLGPASWRWVERAYASTRQLRERKHLEAVDTPILILATATDELVDHMTIERAVHLLPRAEMKLFGKECAHEIYREADPVRNEALQASFEFLDRVVPLQ, encoded by the coding sequence TTGAGTCGATCAAATCCGCCTTTATTTGATCGACGTTCCATCCCGAAAGATGCCAAAGAGCTGGAATGGCATGCGCCAGATGGTTGGAGCATGCGGCAATTTGATTGGACACAGTCGTGTGAAGAAAGTCGCGGCTCGATATTGTTTATGACCGGTCGGGCTGATTTCTACGAAAAATATCTTGAGACTTTTAACGATTATCACGCAGCAGGATGGAATGTGACATCGCCCGATTGGCGAGGCCAGGGCGGTTCTGGCCGCTGTGGTCCGCATCCGCATGTCGGCCATATTGAAGATTTCGCAATCTGGGTCGATGATCTGCGCGCTTTTTATAGCGATTGGCGGGCCAGTCATCCAGGCCCCCATATAGTGGTTGCCCACAGCATGGGTGGCCATCTGGTTGCCCGGGCGCTGGCAGAACAGCGTATTCATCCTGACGCCGTGATATTGAGTGCACCGATGCTGGCACCGGCTGGTGGGGGAATGCCGGAATGGGCGGCCTATTTTCTATCCAAGATTATATGCGCTTTCGGCAGAGAAAAGCGCCGCGCCTGGAAGGTCAGCGAAAAACCGCTTGAGCCAGAAGTTTTGCGACAGGGTTTGTTAACGCACGATGCCGATCGTTACTCGGACGAGTTTTTCTGGTTTGCAGAGCGGCCATTTGTTCGATTGGGGCCAGCCAGTTGGCGCTGGGTTGAACGGGCCTATGCATCGACGCGGCAACTGAGGGAGCGAAAACATCTGGAGGCGGTCGATACTCCAATATTGATACTTGCTACCGCGACGGATGAGCTGGTCGACCATATGACGATTGAACGGGCGGTGCATCTTTTGCCGCGGGCCGAAATGAAACTATTTGGCAAAGAATGTGCCCATGAAATTTATCGGGAAGCTGACCCGGTGCGTAATGAAGCCTTGCAGGCAAGCTTTGAATTTCTAGATAGGGTGGTCCCGCTGCAGTGA
- a CDS encoding NAD(P)/FAD-dependent oxidoreductase, producing the protein MNQYDVAIIGAGIAGASIASEIADQRSVIMLEAEDQPGYHSTGRSAAFWTETYGGPQVQPLTTASFGFLNDPDPAFSETAFLVKRRAVNIGRSDEQHLVDQFIAEFAESGVAMSPWTRDEIDPVVPYLKPEWDRAVYEPDCCDIDVGGLHMAYLRDAKRKGATLQCRMRVENIERQGGLWAIHCGGDVIFAKQIINAAGAWAADIAALAGALPISIQPMRRTMVQLQTDPASSADMPLVVALDGSFYFKPEAGGSYWLSPHDETPVPASDVAPEEWDVAVAIDRFQSVLDVEIRTVNRKWAGLRSFAPDRLPVYGFDPKQPDFFWFAGQGGFGIQTAPAAAKLARSLFLDTERAPSVQSLDAALYQPDRFLL; encoded by the coding sequence ATGAACCAATATGATGTCGCAATAATCGGAGCCGGCATAGCTGGGGCAAGTATTGCGTCGGAAATAGCTGATCAGCGCTCGGTGATCATGCTGGAGGCAGAAGACCAGCCCGGCTACCACAGTACGGGTCGTTCTGCCGCCTTTTGGACCGAGACTTATGGCGGTCCGCAAGTGCAACCGTTGACGACTGCGTCTTTTGGATTTTTGAATGACCCTGATCCCGCATTTTCCGAAACCGCTTTTCTGGTCAAGCGCCGAGCGGTAAATATCGGTCGATCTGACGAACAACACCTAGTGGATCAGTTTATCGCTGAATTTGCAGAGAGTGGGGTAGCGATGTCGCCCTGGACCAGAGACGAGATTGATCCAGTTGTTCCCTATTTGAAGCCCGAGTGGGATCGCGCAGTATATGAACCAGATTGCTGCGATATTGATGTGGGCGGCCTCCACATGGCCTATTTGCGCGATGCAAAACGCAAGGGCGCAACGCTGCAATGCCGAATGCGGGTAGAGAATATCGAGCGACAGGGTGGCCTATGGGCCATCCATTGCGGCGGCGATGTAATATTTGCCAAGCAGATCATCAACGCCGCGGGTGCTTGGGCGGCGGATATCGCGGCGCTTGCCGGGGCATTGCCTATCTCGATTCAACCTATGCGCAGGACGATGGTGCAATTGCAAACCGATCCCGCCTCTTCAGCAGATATGCCGCTAGTGGTAGCGCTGGATGGCAGTTTCTACTTCAAACCAGAAGCAGGGGGCAGCTATTGGCTAAGCCCGCATGATGAAACGCCCGTACCGGCCTCAGATGTCGCGCCGGAGGAATGGGACGTTGCTGTAGCGATTGACCGGTTTCAGTCCGTGTTGGATGTTGAAATTCGAACGGTGAACCGCAAATGGGCCGGTCTGCGCAGTTTCGCACCCGATCGTTTGCCGGTTTACGGATTTGATCCCAAGCAACCTGATTTCTTCTGGTTTGCAGGGCAAGGCGGCTTTGGTATTCAAACTGCGCCGGCAGCAGCCAAATTGGCCCGCTCTCTTTTTCTGGATACAGAGCGCGCACCATCGGTGCAATCGCTTGATGCGGCCCTATATCAGCCCGATAGATTTCTGCTCTAG
- a CDS encoding CpaD family pilus assembly protein produces MRLVSTALVTALGLSVAACGANTANRSVYSERQPVVTRTNFVLDVNTAGSGSLSSGELERLGGWLDALNLGYGDRISIDDPGYNASASARGAVEALAAQKGLLVSDIAPVTEGNVPSGSMRVVVSRSTASVPGCPDWSHRSHTDFQARTSENYGCGTNSTLAAMIANPEDLVRGQSRDGEDQTEASKAIRAYRDKPKQAGGL; encoded by the coding sequence ATGCGTTTAGTTTCTACAGCACTTGTAACCGCTCTCGGACTTTCCGTTGCTGCCTGCGGTGCCAATACCGCCAACCGGTCCGTTTATAGCGAACGGCAGCCCGTTGTTACGCGCACCAATTTTGTCTTGGACGTTAATACGGCTGGATCAGGGTCTTTGTCCTCTGGTGAGCTTGAGCGCCTGGGCGGATGGCTTGACGCGTTGAACCTGGGCTATGGAGATCGTATTTCAATCGATGATCCCGGCTATAATGCCAGCGCATCGGCACGTGGTGCCGTAGAAGCACTGGCCGCGCAAAAAGGATTGTTGGTAAGCGATATTGCCCCTGTAACCGAGGGAAATGTTCCTAGCGGTTCCATGCGGGTTGTCGTTTCTCGCTCAACCGCATCTGTCCCAGGGTGCCCGGACTGGAGCCATCGTAGCCACACCGATTTTCAGGCGCGCACGAGTGAGAATTACGGCTGCGGCACCAACAGCACACTGGCTGCAATGATTGCCAATCCAGAGGATTTGGTCCGCGGCCAGAGCAGAGACGGCGAAGACCAGACGGAAGCATCAAAAGCCATCCGCGCCTATCGTGATAAACCTAAACAAGCAGGAGGCCTATAA
- the argS gene encoding arginine--tRNA ligase: MLFDIFQHHINKALDELVASGDLPADLDRKNVTLEPPRDPSHGDLSTNAAMVLSKAAGAKPRDLAEKIVVKLSALDDVKAAEMAGPGFINLRVSDAVLLTELKEIAALGADYGRSTKGQGVTVNVEYVSANPTGPMHMGHCRGAVVGDALADLLEFIGHKVIREYYVNDAGAQVDILAESVHIRYREALGETILAIPEGLYPGDYLKPVGWALAQQFGDQYVDAPIDDWLPIFRKAAVAGMMDMIRADLALLGIEHDVFSSEAELHEAGKADAAEAELRSRDLVYDGVLEKPKGKTIDDWEAVELPLFRSTKYGDDQDRPIKKSNGRWTYFGGDLAYHFQKAQSADELIDIWGADHAGTVKRIKAAVAALTEGKTKFDVKLVQMVRLLRDGEPEKMSKRSGNFVTIADMVDEVGKDAVRFTMLTRKADAQMDFDFAKVTEASRDNPVFYVQYAHARIQSTLRKAAAEEDMHPSDEHLDKLGAEELDLIKQAAQFPRIVESAAANREPHRVAFYLNDLAAAFHAFWNMGNDRPEMRIIMVNDPAMTSARLFLAKYLGQVIKNGLALMGVSAADKM, translated from the coding sequence ATGCTGTTCGATATTTTTCAGCACCATATAAACAAAGCTCTCGATGAATTGGTGGCGAGCGGTGATCTGCCAGCTGACCTCGATCGCAAAAATGTGACGCTGGAGCCACCGCGTGATCCTTCGCATGGTGATCTGTCAACCAATGCTGCGATGGTATTGTCTAAAGCCGCTGGCGCAAAGCCGCGCGATCTGGCGGAAAAGATCGTCGTCAAACTGTCGGCGCTGGATGACGTGAAGGCCGCAGAGATGGCTGGACCTGGTTTCATCAATCTGCGTGTGAGTGACGCTGTTCTCCTGACCGAATTGAAAGAAATTGCCGCCTTGGGCGCTGATTATGGCCGTTCGACGAAGGGGCAGGGCGTTACCGTGAATGTAGAATATGTCTCGGCCAACCCGACGGGCCCTATGCATATGGGCCATTGCCGCGGTGCAGTTGTCGGCGATGCTTTGGCCGATTTGCTCGAATTTATCGGGCATAAAGTGATCCGCGAATATTATGTGAATGACGCGGGCGCGCAGGTCGATATCCTCGCGGAATCTGTCCATATTCGCTATCGTGAAGCGCTTGGCGAGACGATATTGGCCATTCCCGAAGGCCTTTATCCCGGCGACTATCTAAAGCCGGTGGGTTGGGCCTTGGCGCAGCAATTTGGCGATCAATATGTAGATGCGCCGATTGATGACTGGTTGCCGATTTTCCGTAAAGCGGCTGTCGCTGGCATGATGGATATGATCCGGGCAGACCTTGCGTTGCTCGGCATCGAACATGATGTTTTTTCATCCGAAGCGGAATTGCATGAAGCGGGCAAGGCCGATGCGGCGGAGGCGGAATTGCGTTCCCGTGATCTGGTCTATGACGGCGTGCTGGAAAAGCCCAAGGGCAAGACGATTGATGACTGGGAAGCGGTCGAATTGCCGTTGTTCCGCTCGACAAAATATGGTGATGACCAGGATCGGCCGATTAAGAAGTCAAATGGTCGGTGGACCTATTTTGGCGGCGATCTCGCTTATCATTTCCAAAAAGCCCAAAGTGCAGATGAACTTATCGATATTTGGGGTGCCGATCATGCAGGCACGGTAAAGCGGATAAAGGCGGCCGTTGCGGCGCTCACCGAAGGCAAGACCAAGTTTGATGTCAAACTGGTCCAAATGGTTCGGCTGTTGCGCGATGGTGAGCCTGAAAAAATGTCCAAGCGGTCCGGAAACTTTGTCACCATTGCTGATATGGTCGACGAAGTTGGCAAAGATGCTGTGCGTTTTACCATGCTGACCCGCAAAGCGGACGCGCAAATGGATTTCGATTTTGCCAAAGTGACAGAAGCGTCTCGCGATAATCCGGTCTTTTATGTGCAATATGCCCATGCTCGTATTCAGTCGACCTTGCGCAAGGCGGCTGCGGAAGAGGATATGCACCCTTCCGACGAGCATCTCGACAAGTTGGGCGCGGAAGAACTGGATCTTATCAAGCAAGCCGCCCAATTCCCGCGGATAGTCGAATCGGCTGCTGCAAACCGGGAACCGCATCGGGTTGCCTTTTACCTGAACGATCTGGCTGCGGCGTTTCATGCCTTTTGGAATATGGGCAATGACCGGCCAGAAATGCGGATCATCATGGTTAATGACCCTGCCATGACGTCCGCTAGGCTTTTCTTAGCTAAATATTTAGGGCAAGTAATTAAGAACGGTCTCGCGCTGATGGGGGTTAGCGCCGCTGACAAAATGTGA
- the rnhA gene encoding ribonuclease HI: MSDLSYVEIATDGACKGNPGPGGWGALIRYGDKEKEISGGEPETTNNRMELRAAIEALNTLKRPCKVRLSIDSTYVKDGITQWVFNWQKNGWRTAAKKPVKNADLWQDLLEAVKRHDIEWHWVKGHAGDADNERADMLASDAALNVAAGR, from the coding sequence ATGAGCGATCTTTCTTATGTCGAAATCGCAACCGATGGCGCGTGCAAGGGCAATCCCGGCCCCGGAGGCTGGGGTGCGTTAATCCGCTATGGCGACAAAGAGAAGGAAATCTCGGGTGGTGAGCCGGAAACAACCAACAACCGAATGGAGCTGAGGGCAGCGATTGAAGCGCTCAACACGCTCAAGCGGCCTTGTAAAGTCAGGCTGTCGATTGACAGCACTTATGTAAAAGATGGCATTACCCAATGGGTGTTTAACTGGCAGAAAAACGGGTGGCGTACAGCGGCCAAAAAGCCTGTTAAAAATGCCGACCTGTGGCAAGACCTGCTTGAGGCGGTCAAACGCCACGATATCGAATGGCATTGGGTAAAGGGCCATGCGGGCGACGCCGATAATGAACGCGCCGACATGCTGGCAAGTGATGCAGCGCTTAATGTGGCTGCGGGCCGCTAA
- the ispH gene encoding 4-hydroxy-3-methylbut-2-enyl diphosphate reductase has protein sequence MNQQKSEKPRISLLVAAPRGFCAGVDRAIKIVELAIEKYGAPVYVRHEIVHNRYVVDELKKLGAVFVEELDEVPDGVPVVFSAHGVPKAVPHKAEERGLEYLDATCPLVSKVHRQAERQVEAGRHIIFVGHENHPEVIGTFGQVDEGMMTLVETVEDVAALNPDDPEKLSFLTQTTLSVDDTRAIVEALQARFPSIVGPKGEDICYATSNRQEAVKSIAKSCDLVLVIGAPNSSNSLRLVEVAEREGTDSYLIQRADEIDMAWMEGVGTLGLTAGASAPEILVREVVNRLEERYVIDEQKIETADERMVFKLPRGLEAA, from the coding sequence ATGAATCAGCAGAAATCAGAAAAACCCCGCATAAGCTTGCTTGTAGCCGCCCCGCGCGGCTTTTGTGCGGGCGTGGATCGGGCGATAAAAATTGTCGAACTGGCGATCGAAAAATATGGTGCACCGGTCTATGTTCGCCACGAAATCGTCCATAATCGCTATGTTGTCGATGAATTGAAGAAGCTGGGCGCGGTATTTGTAGAGGAACTGGATGAAGTTCCCGATGGCGTTCCTGTGGTGTTTTCCGCCCATGGAGTTCCCAAGGCAGTGCCTCATAAAGCCGAAGAACGTGGTCTCGAATATCTCGACGCCACATGTCCACTGGTGTCGAAAGTGCATCGACAGGCTGAACGCCAGGTGGAAGCCGGACGCCATATTATCTTTGTTGGTCACGAGAATCACCCCGAGGTTATCGGCACATTCGGTCAGGTCGACGAGGGCATGATGACATTGGTTGAAACGGTGGAAGATGTCGCCGCACTCAACCCTGATGATCCCGAAAAATTATCATTCCTGACTCAAACGACTCTGTCTGTCGATGACACCAGAGCGATTGTTGAAGCCCTGCAGGCCCGCTTCCCGTCCATTGTCGGCCCAAAAGGCGAAGATATTTGCTACGCTACGTCAAACCGGCAAGAAGCCGTCAAAAGCATTGCGAAGTCTTGCGATCTTGTGCTCGTTATTGGTGCCCCGAACAGTTCCAACAGCTTGCGACTGGTGGAAGTAGCAGAGCGCGAAGGAACAGATTCCTATCTAATCCAGCGCGCCGATGAAATTGATATGGCCTGGATGGAAGGCGTTGGCACCTTGGGTCTGACCGCCGGGGCGTCGGCACCAGAAATATTGGTGCGTGAGGTCGTTAATCGGCTCGAAGAGCGTTATGTGATCGACGAACAGAAAATAGAAACGGCCGACGAACGCATGGTATTCAAACTCCCGCGCGGGCTCGAAGCTGCCTGA
- the thrB gene encoding homoserine kinase — protein MAVYTKVSAEQIDAFLTRFDVGTLVSAKGIAEGVENSNYLIETTQDRFILTLYEKRVDPDDLPFFIAMLDHLAAKNCPVPPMIADRNNVKIQELCGRSACLIKFLPGISVTVPTAAQAEATGRALGDMHEALKDFTGTRPNSMNHDTWRQLAKDCGPDELDAIASGLHDLVESELDHLDAHWPDDLPQSVIHADLFPDNVLMLDDQVTGLIDFYFSCTDVRAYDLAVTHSAWCFSDDGSQFDANVSTALMRGYLETFALSTQECAALPILARGASLRFMLTRAYDWINTPADALVTRKDPTAFLKRLTFYQNNPDIFNR, from the coding sequence ATGGCCGTTTATACCAAGGTTAGCGCAGAACAGATTGATGCTTTCCTGACCCGTTTTGATGTCGGCACATTAGTCTCCGCGAAAGGGATTGCCGAGGGCGTTGAAAATAGCAACTATCTGATCGAAACTACGCAAGATCGTTTCATTTTGACGCTTTACGAAAAGCGTGTTGATCCAGATGACTTGCCATTCTTCATTGCAATGCTGGACCATCTTGCAGCAAAAAATTGCCCTGTTCCGCCAATGATTGCTGATCGGAATAATGTCAAAATCCAGGAATTATGCGGACGATCCGCTTGTCTTATAAAGTTTCTGCCTGGAATTTCGGTCACGGTCCCAACCGCCGCGCAGGCCGAGGCGACGGGACGCGCCCTTGGCGATATGCATGAAGCACTCAAGGATTTTACGGGTACCCGGCCCAACAGCATGAACCATGATACATGGCGGCAGCTGGCTAAAGATTGCGGCCCCGACGAATTGGATGCGATTGCGTCAGGCTTACATGATCTGGTCGAAAGCGAATTGGATCACCTTGACGCCCATTGGCCGGATGACCTTCCTCAATCTGTGATTCACGCTGATCTGTTTCCTGACAATGTGCTGATGCTTGATGATCAGGTTACTGGCCTGATCGACTTTTATTTTTCCTGCACCGACGTCCGAGCCTATGATCTCGCCGTTACACATTCCGCATGGTGCTTCTCCGACGATGGCAGTCAGTTTGATGCCAATGTTTCCACCGCGTTGATGCGCGGCTATCTCGAGACATTTGCATTAAGTACCCAAGAATGCGCGGCCTTGCCAATTCTCGCACGCGGTGCGTCGCTACGCTTCATGCTCACCCGCGCCTATGACTGGATCAACACCCCAGCCGATGCGTTGGTCACCCGCAAGGACCCGACAGCTTTTCTGAAACGCTTGACCTTCTATCAAAACAACCCGGATATTTTTAACAGATGA